Below is a genomic region from Carassius auratus strain Wakin unplaced genomic scaffold, ASM336829v1 scaf_tig00216111, whole genome shotgun sequence.
TTGTCTCTCTATCCTAcatctctatatattttttcccacattatgcatttaacatGTAACATTATGCTTAACTTACAGTACATCTCTACGTTCTCTTTTGTTAGGGCCCTTTTAGCCAGCCTATGTGTCATCTCATTACTCCTAATCCCAACACATGCTGGGATACCCACATAAATCTGACCTGACATCTCTTATTAACTACTCTTGTGTTTAATTGCAGCACTTCATACAGGATACCTTGCCAAGTCTTTGAATTAAATTACCTTAAACTAGGTAAAACTGATAAAGAGTCAGAACATGTGAGAACCTTTTTCCCGCCTTACCTTTTCCACCCATTGCAAAGCAATTTAATATTGCCATCCCTTCAGTATAAACCTGCTCTCTGCTGTTTCCTGCTGGACTGGAGGAAATCTTCTCCTTTGGGTTTTACTGCAGCTGGCATCCAATCTcttgcattactgccacctactgtACTAAATTTACTTTACACAATATTCTCTTGTCCAGgcaagtttcttaaaaaaaaaaacaaaaaaaaaaaaaacgaataaatatttcTTGCCTCTTTGTTTCTCTGCAAAATACTTTTCCAATTTTTTTCTAACAGCAAATTTGTTTCTTCATGCCACTGTTGCtgccatttgtccattattttatTCCACACTATGctcttttcaaattatttttcttttggctGCCTTTTTGCTAGCTTGTCTGCCCTTTCATTGCCCAGATAACCTGAATGAGTTGGGACCCACATGAATATTCCTCCCCTGCCTAACTGCTGTTGTATAAATATCTAAAAGATCATAGAGCAGGCTTTAATTAAAAAACTGTTGGCACCGCTTTCTACAATACACTCTACTGCTACCAAAATGGCCAATGAGTCTACAGCATATACACCTAAATAGTCAGATGTTATTTTACTAATATCCGTCTTATACCTTGGCACAGTTCTGGAGGAAATCTCTCCATAGTCAGGCATCAAACACAGTGAAGCAGATGCACAAgaatatgaaatgaaaacaaaaatgctgtgCTAATACAGTTCaatcaacaattattttattaaaaaaggaaGCAATGCAAATCAAAAGCAGTTCCACAGACACTTAATATCAGCATTATATGATGCAACCTCAACCCTTCAAAACAACAAGTGAGATTCATGATAACAGCTAAGGAAGGACATTGACATGCTGCTATAATGGAGCAACACATCCGAGGTTTGTTGTGTCATAGTATACATCCTCATATCACAATAAGTATGATTCCTTAAGATAATACAAGCAAAATCATGAGAAGAACAGATGGACCCTATTTctcacaaataaaatgtatagtgtATGAGCATGACAGATCATTCCAGTTGTTCATGATAGGTCTTCCAGGATTCAGAACAACACAGTCCTCAGTTCCACCAAGGTCATTCGGCTCATTCTCATCCCAAAACCTGAATAAAATGTGTCAGATGTGTTCAGTCATATCAGCCCCAAAAGATTTTACTCTTTCGGCAACTCACACCTGAGGAGCATCACAAGCATTTCATGAGTCAACGATACTAACAGTACCGCAAAGTTCAGAGAGTAAAGTAAAGTAGTACAGAAGACTGAGCAGAAGCAGAAGTGCAGAACAATAAAAGGGTGAAGTTttcttttagtattttttaaacaGGAAGTTCCTTTAATTGTGGTTTATGTCGTGATTCTGTCTGTGGAAGAGCAGTCTTcggaattttttttctctctcaaaaatatatttctgtgctTTTAGGACTTACCCTTGTTTCAGTGGTGAATTATCCACCCATTTCATGATGCCCTCGTCCTCTGTGTCTGACAAACCAATCCAAACACTCTCCGTGGCGAATGAAGATATGAACCTCTGTGTTAATGAAAACAGGAGTAAGTGTGATTGCTCTCATTCATTAACAAAAACCTCACCTTAACACAAACTCTTCTCTTCAAACCTGCTTCTCTTCAGTGTTGATAATGACCAGATCAGCCCCACGATCCCTGCAGTACTGTCTGCTCTCAGACCAGTTCTTTCCATCAGTGGACATGAAGAGCAAACCTGAAACACGCAGATTTTCATACATAAACACTTTTCAAAGCTATACAGAAATACGAaggaaaaattaaacaaaaacagatttgatCCAACCTTGTTTATCACTGAAAGACAAGACTCTGATGTGTTGCAGTATGACAAATatcagcagaagaacacaaatGAGCCCAAAACCCACTGTGATCGACACCAAACATCTACTTCCTCCTGTCGAACAcgaccaaaacacacacacacacacacatatcaactATAACAATTTGCTTATTAGACAACACCTCAAATCAACATGTCAGtaaagtgtgtttatttataattacaaataaCTGGAATACGTATAAAGTGAAATATGCAAAAACACATGCTGATGAAGTAAATAGAAAAAATACTTACTGCATTTTTTGTGATTCTGTTTTTGAAGTCCAGATGTGTccttaacattttcataaacatcATCCATCTCCATTAGACACTCGCTGACGGTCTTCACAGATGAGTTGTGATCCCTAGCAGCTATGTTGCCTAATGTTTTAAATCCCCTAAACCTACACAGGAAGTAACTTCACTCCCTAAACTGGTTACAAAACCATAAGATGCAGTGGCATGTGTTGTAACCATTGTTTCTATTGGGTGTCTATTGTCTTGTTTGAATAACGCAAACCAAAACTGTCACATCAGCTCTGAACTTTTGTATAAATGTAGCAGAATAatgatcttattttttttatagttagtttttttttgatGCGGAAAAACAAATTTGATCAACAGGAGTGTCACAGggattaaagggatactccatccaaaaatgaaaatgttgtcattaatcacctaccccaaacctgtaaaagctttgttcatcttctgtGTCTgctgtgtatttatgctttggttTGAAAGCAAACAACAAATCAGCGCAGTGCagctgatacagaagagcgtactgctcagatttgccaaaaggGCGCTACgctgatttggagagacacagaggagaggaattcaaccttgttgaataaagttgttatttttgttttctttgtgtacaaaaggtATTCTCGTCACTACATAACATCACGGTCCGTGTAACGTTTACAGTGCTTTGTTCAATTTGCACCATCAAAATTAACCAAATGAAAAATTGGCTTCAAACtttcattttccatttctttGGAATAATTCACAAACTGATAATTGTTTCTCagtttaattttcaattttacaAGC
It encodes:
- the LOC113097130 gene encoding C-type lectin domain family 4 member E-like — protein: MEMDDVYENVKDTSGLQKQNHKKCRGSRCLVSITVGFGLICVLLLIFVILQHIRVLSFSDKQGLLFMSTDGKNWSESRQYCRDRGADLVIINTEEKQRFISSFATESVWIGLSDTEDEGIMKWVDNSPLKQGFWDENEPNDLGGTEDCVVLNPGRPIMNNWNDLSCSYTIHFICEK